A window of Enterobacter ludwigii genomic DNA:
ACCGTCTGCATCGCGTTTTTCAAGCGCATTAAAAATATCATGGTGCTGACGGAGCAGCATTTCCGGCGGGGAGACGTGGTCGAGGCTCATGTAGCGCACGCGGTCGATGGTGGCCTTAATGTTCTCGATAGTGTCCCAGGCGAGTTGACAGTCCGCAATTTGCGCCAGCTTCTGGTGGAATTCGTCATCCAGCAGGAAGAAATCATTGAGCTGTTTACGGTCAATCGCAATGCGCTGCTGGTGCAGATTTTGCTCCAGCAGATAACACTGGTTGTCGTTGATAAGCGTTGCAGCACGGCGCGCGACGGCACATTCAATCGCCTGGCGAACAAAACAGCCGTTGCGCACCTGCGAGAGTGAAATTTTGTTCACATAGCTGCCGCGCTGCGGGCGGATCTGAATCAGACCGTTTTCTGCGAGCTTAATAAACGCTTCGCGCACCGGCTGACGGGAAACGTCAAAACGCACGGACACCTCTTTTTCAGAAAGCGGTGTACCCGGTGGGATCAGGCAATGGACAATATCACGTCGCAAAATGCGATAGATTTGCTGGTTTACTGGCTGGGTGGGATTGAGTTGCGATTCAGCGGCCATGAGTTGTCATTTCTCAGAGAGTTAGCCAGAACATACTACCATTCTTTTATAACCCGAAACAGACCCGGCCCGCAGGCCGGGAAGGGCTCAGTTAGCCACGATGGACGCTAAGTCCGGCAAAACTCTGGCTGACCGGCATCATTTCTACAGTGTTGATGTTGACGTGTTTCGGCAGCGTCGCCACCCACCACACCGTTTCAGTGACATCTTCCGGCGTCAGCGCGTTAGCGTTTTCGTAGGTTTTGTCCGCTTTCGCGTCATCGCCTTTGAAGCGCACGTTGGAGAATTCTGTCCCGCCAACCAGACCCGGTTCGATATCGGTGACGCGAATGGCCGTGCCGTGCAGATCGGTACGCAGGTTCAGGCTGAACTGGCGCACAAACGCTTTGGTCGCGCCATAGACGTTGCCGCCCGCATATGGCCAGCTCCCGGCGGTGGAACCAATATTGATAATGTGGCCGCGGTTGCGCTCGACCATGCCCGGCAGCACTGCACGGGTCATATAGACCAGCCCTTTGTTGTTGGTGTCGATCATGTTTTCCCAGTCTTCAACGCTGGCTTTGTGGGCAGGCTCCATGCCCAGCGCCAGACCGGCATTGTTAACCAGCACATCAATGGCACGCCATTCGGCAGGCAGGTTAGTAATCATCTCTTCAATGGCCGCGCGGTTACGCACATCCAGTTGCGCGGTCAGGATGCTGTCACCCAATTCGTCTTTCAGCTCCTGCAGACGCTCCTGACGACGGCCCGTTGCAATCACCTTGTGTCCGTTGGCGACGAAGCGACGCGTGATGCTTTCACCAAAACCCGCTGTCGCCCCGGTAACTAAAATAATCATCTCACTGTTCCTCAACGCTTTTTGTGTGGTACTAACATAGCACGGTCGACGAGGGTGCGTTAAGGCAACATTTGTATGGCAGCATTGCAGGGGATGGCGGCCTGGCCTAATCTGGGAGGATACCCGTACTCAGGAGCAAAAGATGACGGCCACGAATCCCTTTTTTGAAATCAGCCTTTTACCTTACCAGGCACCTCATTTTGATGAAATCAACGATAGCCACTATCGCCCGGCTTTCGATGAAGCGCTTCGCCAGAAGAGGGCGGATATTGACGCCATTGTCTCTCAGACCACTGCGCCAGACTTCACCAACACCGTACTGGCGCTGGAGAAAAGCGGCGCCATGCTCACGCGCGTCAACAGCGTTTTCTTCGCCATGACCTCCGCACACACCAATGCGTACCTGCAGGAACTGGAAGAGCAGTTCTCTACCGAACTTGCCGCGCTGGCGAACGATATCTGGCTAAACGACACGCTTTTCGCTCGCGTGGAGAGCGTCTGGCAGGACCGTGCCGCGCTGGACGCTGAATCCCGTCGGTTGGTTGAGGAGACATATCAGCGGTTTATTCTGGCCGGCGCACGTCTGAATGAGACAGAAAAAACCGAGCTGAAGGCGCTTAATACCGAGGCGGCCTCTCTGACCAGCCAGTTTAATCAGCGTCTGCTGGCTGCTGATAAGGCTGGCGGGCTGGTGGTGGATTACGCACACCAGCTTGATGGGCTTAGCGCTGACGAAATCGCTGATGCCGCACAGGCTGCCACCGAGAGAGAGCTTAACGATCGCTGGTTGATCCCGCTCCTGAACACCACCCAGCAACCAGCGCTTTCGGCGCTGCGCGATCGTCAGACGCGGGAAAATCTGTTTAACGCAGGCTGGACGCGTACCCAGAAAGGGGATGAGAACGATACGCGCGCGCTGATCCTTCGTCTTACTGCGTTACGTGCACGTCAGGCTCGCTTGCTGGGCTTTGAGGATTATGCCAGTTGGAGCATTGCCGACCAGATGGCGAAAACGCCAGACGCCGCGCTTACCTTTATGCGTGGCATTGTGCCTGCCGCACGTACCCGCGCGGAACGCGAGCAGGCCGATATTCAGAATGTCATTGATGACGAACAGGGTGGTTTCACCGTGCAGGCCTGGGATTGGGCCTTCTATGCGGAGCGCGTGCGTCAGGCAAAATATGCCCTCGATGAGTCGCAAATCAGGCCGTATTTTGCGCTCAATAACGTACTGCACGATGGCGTATTCTGGACGGCCAGCCAGCTGTTTGGCATCCGCTTTGTGGAGCGCTTTGATATCCCGGTTTATCACCCGGACGTTCGCGTATGGGAAATTTTCGACCACACGGGTGTTGGTATGGCACTGTTCTACGGTGACTTCTTTGCCCGTGACTCCAAGCAAGGTGGGGCGTGGATGGACAGTTTTGTCGTGCAATCCTATGAATTTGCCACCCGTCCGGTTATCTACAACGTCTGTAACTATCAGAAACCGGGTAATGGACGCCCGGCGCTACTCTCCTGGGATGACGTGATTACCCTGTTCCACGAGTTCGGCCATACGCTACACGGGCTGTTTGCCAGTCAGCGCTACGCCACGCTCGCGGGTACCAATACCCCACGTGATTTCGTTGAGTTTCCGTCGCAAATAAACGAACACTGGGCCAGCCATCCTCAGGTATTTGCCCATTACGCCCGTCATTTTGAAACCGGTGAACCGATGCCGGAAGCGCTACGGAGAAGCATGCTGAGTGCGACTCAGTTTAACAAAGGCTATGACATGACGGAGACACTCAGTGCCGCGCTGCTGGACATGAACTGGCACAGTATTCGTGAGCCTGTTGAAAGTGTCGAGGCGTTTGAAGCCGCCGCCCTGAAAAAAGAGGGGCTGGATCTGCCCGCCGTACCGCCGCGCTATCGCAGCAGCTACTTTGCTCATATCTTTGGTGGCGGTTACGCGGCGGGGTATTACGCTTACCTGTGGACACAAATGCTGGCGGACGATGGCTATCAGTGGTTTGTCGAGCAGGGCGGTTTAACCCGTGAAAACGGGCAAAAATTCCGTGAGGCGATTTTATCCCGTGGGAATAGTACAGATTTAGCGGAACTGTATCGTAGCTGGCGCGGGCACGATCCAAAGATTGAACCGATGCTGGAGAATCGCGGATTGAGCGCGTAATGCCATAGTTGGCGGGTCATCCAGGGTTAGCGCCCGCTTGACCCGCTCACCGTTGAGGACAAATGGTCATAAAAAAAGCCTGCATTAAGCAGGCGCTAATGATGATGCATAGTTATTATTCTAATCTTAATTCAAAAAATTAATTGCGAACCCGATACATCACAAATATTTTTGTGCTGCATCGAGTATTTCCTGAGAGGTAAGTTCCCGATCCGAGGCAACATAGATAACATCATGATCGCCTGTTAAAGACGGAAAACCAGCAGACATTATTTGAAGATTAACCTCTTCGCCATTCGGGTATTCTTCACGTATGGATGTAATGCCCTTAAGCACAGTCATAACTTTGCTCGGTTTACCATTAAAGAACACTATCACCTTTTTCATATATCACCCTGTAATCATTCGTGATTTTTTAAGCTGATGCCGTCCAAAAAGACTGATTTATTCATTGTTTTAACTTTTTCGAAAATTAAAGCAAGCAATATCCTGACTTAACGTGTACTGTGGCAGTCCATTTAATCAGGAGAAGCCTATGTCTGGACGTAAAAATACGCAATTTCGTCGAAATCATTTAGTCAAATGTCCCTGCCCAAACTGCTCGAAAGATTCAGAGCACAGCTATAATCGCGTACAAAAGGGCGCACAGCTTGTTTGCCCATATTGCAATACTCTTTTTAAGTCCTCTCAACGATTTTAAAAAAATAATTTCGCCAGAAAATTAAAAAGCAATGCTAAGGACCCGTCTACTCAGGAAAACCGTCATCGTTATCGCGGGTCCGTGGCGATATTATTTATCGCAAAGCGTTACGTTGCCTGCTGCAGGGCCTTTACTGCCGCTAATGATAGCAAACTCGACTTTTTGACCTTCAAAAAGCGTGTTGAAACTGTCCCCCTCAAGGGCGGAAAAGTGGACAAAAATATCTTTACTGCCATCAAGCGGGGAGATAAAGCCAAAGCCTTTATCTTCGTTAAACCACTTAACCAGACCTAAAATTTTTGACGACATATATACTCCATTTGAATGCTTTTAAAGTAGTAACGTTATGATAGAGAACGTATAAATTGTATACGTATGGACTCAAAAGGAGGGGGTATCAGCGATAGCGCCTGGTTATGAGGACTGCTTAGTAAAATGTTACATTCTGTATTGCATCGAACCAACGAGATCATTAATACACGGACAGGATTAATTAGCAAATTTTATTTTAGCCGTCTGGGCGCGTGGGCTTGCTGAGTGGTCACGTAACCGGGCACAGGGCCCGGCTTATGTTCATATTGCATGACAGCTTACGGAAGCGATAATTTTATTCCCACCCATATTACCCATAATCAAATCGAGTAATTTTCGGTATTCCTCACGGGTAATCACTTCAGCCCGAATTTCGGTGGTTCCTTCTGTTTTCGCTGCCGTTGAATAGATGGCTTTCAGACTTAACGTCAGCTCCTGAGCCATTTTGACAACATTCTGCCGCACGGCATCTTCATGCTCATCATTGCAGGTCACTTTCAGAACATAACATTTTTCGCCTTCGTGAAGCGCGGGGAGTTGATTAATCCGCTGCGCGGCTTCGCGAAGCAATATGTTAGCACAGAGAATAATTACGCTGGCCATCGCGGCATTCCAGAATTGGCCTAATCCGCATAGCACACCAATTCCAGCCGAACACCACAGCGTTGCCGCGGTATTCAGACCCCGAATATTCATTCCCTCACGCATAATCACGCCGGCGCCGAGGAAACCTATTCCGGAGACGATCTGTGCCGCGATGCGCCCCGGGCTATCAGGAGAAGTGGAGACGGAACTTAAAATAAATACTGCCGCGCCTGTAGCAACCAGTGCATTAGTACGAAGCCCGGCCATCCGCTGGCGCCATTGTCTTTCTGCGCCAATAATTGCGCCCAGCAGCATTGCTGCGAGCAGATGAGAGATATATGGGAACATCATCCTGTCGCCTGTTTACGATATTCAATAATAAACGTCAGTGCTAAAGCACTATATGACGCCATTTAAACACTACGTATTTTCAGCGCGACGGCGGCGGGAAGAGTGAATGTGTAAACAGAAACATGGCGATTACCCACAATTATAGCGGTTCTTAATGTGTCGGGATGCAATCGCGTTGAGATGATTGCTGCCCACCGTTCAGGTAAGCAGCGTGAAATCGCACTAGCTTACCTTCGTATCATATATAAGGTGACTTTCCAACGAAGGACTCCTGTGTAAATTTATCGCCAGTATAATAAGGCTTTATAATGAGTAAAGCGAAAAAACAACGTTCGTTATGAATTGTTTAAGTTCGGGAAAAAGTTTTTACAGATGTCACCTGATTTTCAACAATACCCGGTATACTCGATTGTATTTATAACAGGCTGTAACATGCTAAGGCAGACAGTATGTCTCTTCGTTCACTGCGGGCGTTGTGCCTGACCAGTTTTTTCATTGCGGATGTCCGCGATGGTCTTGGTCCTTTTCTCGGTATTTTTCTGACTGAACGTCACTGGTCCCCTGATGATATCGGCATACTGATGACGGCCGGTGGTCTGGCGGGATTATTGGCCACGCTGCCGGCGGGATTTATCACCGACACCTCACGCAGCAAGCGATCCGTGCTGGCGCTGGTGTGCCTGCTCATCACCCTTAGTACGCTCCTGCTCTGGTTTAGCCAGCAGAGCAGCGTTGTCGCTGTTTCGCAAATTGTCAGCGGTATCAGTGCGGCATTTGTGGGGCCGTTGCTCGCCGGTATAACGCTGGGGCTGACCGGCCAGAGCGGGTTCAGTGCGCAGATGGGCAGAAATGAGGCGTTCAATCACGGCGGCAACTTTGTCACTGCACTGATTGCAGGCGGCATTGCCTGGTACTGGGGCGTGGGCGGGATTTTCCTGCTGATGACCTGCACGACGCTGCTCACGCTCTGCGCGCTGCTTGCCATTCGCCACGGCGATATCGACAACAACGCCGCGCGCGGGCTGTCATCTCAGGCGAACCTGCCGGTTCCCGGTTTTGCGGTGCTGATGAAAAACCGTGCGCTGTTTGTGACCGGGCTGACGCTGCTGCTGTTTCACCTGGCAAACGCCGCGCTGCTGCCGATGCTGAGCATGAGAGTTGCAGCGGCACCTGCCTCGATTAACCCCGGTTTGTATGCGGCGGGTACCGTCATCATCTCACAGGCCGTGATGATCCCCGTTGCCATCTGGGTCGCACACCGCATAGAACGCTACGGCTACTGGCGCTTAATTATGCTGGCGCTGCTGGTTATGCCGGTGCGCGCGGCGCTGGCGGCATCTACGGACGCGCCGTTAATGATGATACCGGTACAAATCCTCGACGGACTGGCCGCCGGGATCCTGGGTGTCGTGGTACCGTCGTTTATTGTGGTGCTGCTGCGCGGAAGCGGGCACGTCAATGCCGGGCAAAGCGTGGTGATGCTGATGCAGGGGATTGGGGCATCCATGAGTCCGGCGTTAACCGGTACGATCGCCGGTCATTACTCTTTTGCGACGGCGTTCAGCGTACTGAGCGCGATTGCCCTGGTGGCCGTGCTGCTGTGGTGGCGCTGCGCTAATCGGACATGGGAAACTGACAGTTCGCCGGGTGGGGCATAGCCGCCACCCGGCGCCAGGCTTATGCCAGTTCGTTAGGGCAGGCTTCACCCTTTTCCAGCTGCAGTAGATTCCCCAGCGTGGTTTCCGAAATGCTGATCAGCGCTTCGGCAGTCAGAAACGCCTGGTGTCCGGTAAACAGCACGTTATGACAGGCAGACAGGCGGCGGAACACGTCGTCCTGGATCACATCATTAGACTTGTCTTCAAAGAACAGATCGCGCTCGTTTTCATACACGTCCATCCCCAGCGCGCCAAT
This region includes:
- a CDS encoding GntR family transcriptional regulator; the protein is MAAESQLNPTQPVNQQIYRILRRDIVHCLIPPGTPLSEKEVSVRFDVSRQPVREAFIKLAENGLIQIRPQRGSYVNKISLSQVRNGCFVRQAIECAVARRAATLINDNQCYLLEQNLHQQRIAIDRKQLNDFFLLDDEFHQKLAQIADCQLAWDTIENIKATIDRVRYMSLDHVSPPEMLLRQHHDIFNALEKRDADGVEKAMTLHLQEISESVQLIRQENSEWFSEE
- the ydfG gene encoding bifunctional NADP-dependent 3-hydroxy acid dehydrogenase/3-hydroxypropionate dehydrogenase YdfG, with the translated sequence MIILVTGATAGFGESITRRFVANGHKVIATGRRQERLQELKDELGDSILTAQLDVRNRAAIEEMITNLPAEWRAIDVLVNNAGLALGMEPAHKASVEDWENMIDTNNKGLVYMTRAVLPGMVERNRGHIINIGSTAGSWPYAGGNVYGATKAFVRQFSLNLRTDLHGTAIRVTDIEPGLVGGTEFSNVRFKGDDAKADKTYENANALTPEDVTETVWWVATLPKHVNINTVEMMPVSQSFAGLSVHRG
- the dcp gene encoding peptidyl-dipeptidase Dcp — its product is MTATNPFFEISLLPYQAPHFDEINDSHYRPAFDEALRQKRADIDAIVSQTTAPDFTNTVLALEKSGAMLTRVNSVFFAMTSAHTNAYLQELEEQFSTELAALANDIWLNDTLFARVESVWQDRAALDAESRRLVEETYQRFILAGARLNETEKTELKALNTEAASLTSQFNQRLLAADKAGGLVVDYAHQLDGLSADEIADAAQAATERELNDRWLIPLLNTTQQPALSALRDRQTRENLFNAGWTRTQKGDENDTRALILRLTALRARQARLLGFEDYASWSIADQMAKTPDAALTFMRGIVPAARTRAEREQADIQNVIDDEQGGFTVQAWDWAFYAERVRQAKYALDESQIRPYFALNNVLHDGVFWTASQLFGIRFVERFDIPVYHPDVRVWEIFDHTGVGMALFYGDFFARDSKQGGAWMDSFVVQSYEFATRPVIYNVCNYQKPGNGRPALLSWDDVITLFHEFGHTLHGLFASQRYATLAGTNTPRDFVEFPSQINEHWASHPQVFAHYARHFETGEPMPEALRRSMLSATQFNKGYDMTETLSAALLDMNWHSIREPVESVEAFEAAALKKEGLDLPAVPPRYRSSYFAHIFGGGYAAGYYAYLWTQMLADDGYQWFVEQGGLTRENGQKFREAILSRGNSTDLAELYRSWRGHDPKIEPMLENRGLSA
- a CDS encoding YnfU family zinc-binding protein; this translates as MSGRKNTQFRRNHLVKCPCPNCSKDSEHSYNRVQKGAQLVCPYCNTLFKSSQRF
- a CDS encoding cold shock domain-containing protein produces the protein MSSKILGLVKWFNEDKGFGFISPLDGSKDIFVHFSALEGDSFNTLFEGQKVEFAIISGSKGPAAGNVTLCDK
- a CDS encoding MgtC family protein — translated: MFPYISHLLAAMLLGAIIGAERQWRQRMAGLRTNALVATGAAVFILSSVSTSPDSPGRIAAQIVSGIGFLGAGVIMREGMNIRGLNTAATLWCSAGIGVLCGLGQFWNAAMASVIILCANILLREAAQRINQLPALHEGEKCYVLKVTCNDEHEDAVRQNVVKMAQELTLSLKAIYSTAAKTEGTTEIRAEVITREEYRKLLDLIMGNMGGNKIIASVSCHAI
- a CDS encoding MFS transporter; its protein translation is MSLRSLRALCLTSFFIADVRDGLGPFLGIFLTERHWSPDDIGILMTAGGLAGLLATLPAGFITDTSRSKRSVLALVCLLITLSTLLLWFSQQSSVVAVSQIVSGISAAFVGPLLAGITLGLTGQSGFSAQMGRNEAFNHGGNFVTALIAGGIAWYWGVGGIFLLMTCTTLLTLCALLAIRHGDIDNNAARGLSSQANLPVPGFAVLMKNRALFVTGLTLLLFHLANAALLPMLSMRVAAAPASINPGLYAAGTVIISQAVMIPVAIWVAHRIERYGYWRLIMLALLVMPVRAALAASTDAPLMMIPVQILDGLAAGILGVVVPSFIVVLLRGSGHVNAGQSVVMLMQGIGASMSPALTGTIAGHYSFATAFSVLSAIALVAVLLWWRCANRTWETDSSPGGA